GCCTTCCGCCGGCGCATCGGCCTGCGCCCCGCCGGCGAACCCTAACTGATCCGAGGGAAAGAGACATGCGATTATCCCGTACGCTGTGGGCCCTGCTGGGCCTGGTAGCTCTGCTGTTGTCGGGATGCGCCGGCCGCCCCTCCGCCGGCGCCATTGCCTTCGAATTCCGTCAGGGAGACACTTCCGACATCCTCCTGCTCTCGCTGACGGATCAGAAACTGACGACACTGGTCTCCGATCCCGCCTGGGATGGCACGCCGGCCCTCTCCCCCGATGGCAAACGGCTAGCCTTCGCCTCCGACCGCGACGGCGATCCCGAGATTTTCGTCATGAACATGGACGGCTCGGGCCTGGTGAAGCTCACCGACAACACCGCCGTGGATTACATGCCGGCATGGTCGCCCGATGGCACCCGCATCGCTTTTGTCAGCGACCGCACCTATTTTGTGCCGCTGGAAGGCGGCCCAATGGAGGTATCGGCCGGCCTGGAGCTGTACGTCATGAACGCCGACGGCTCCAACGTGGCGCGGCTGACCAGCGGCAAGGATGACGTGTCCCTGTACCCGAGCTGGTCCCCCGACGGCCAGAAGATCGCCTATATGAATGTGAGCAACGTGGCCCATATTTACGT
The window above is part of the Anaerolineae bacterium genome. Proteins encoded here:
- a CDS encoding PD40 domain-containing protein, whose protein sequence is MRLSRTLWALLGLVALLLSGCAGRPSAGAIAFEFRQGDTSDILLLSLTDQKLTTLVSDPAWDGTPALSPDGKRLAFASDRDGDPEIFVMNMDGSGLVKLTDNTAVDYMPAWSPDGTRIAFVSDRTYFVPLEGGPMEVSAGLELYVMNADGSNVARLTSGKDDVSLYPSWSPDGQKIAYMNVSNVAHIYVVDVNPENPQPRDLTPDLPLSAWSPRWSPDGKYIIFMGDDQVKKGIYRMDADGGNLVELTRDWPAYAVDPAWSPDGRRIVFASNPGGAVNLYTMTPDGKDIQQLTKESGYYALPSWSR